The following nucleotide sequence is from Tardiphaga alba.
CCACCGAAGCGGCGGCGCGGAAGTCCGTCTCGCGGGCGGCACGGCGCTGCGCGACCTCCTCATCGAGCCCCCATTTCTCGATATTCCAGTCCTCATCGACGAAGGCCGCAGACCAGACCTGATCGGCATCCAGCCGCCCCCGCAGCAGCGCCAATGCGAGCAGCGCCGAGCCGGTGATGGTGGTCACCATATGCAGCGCCGCCACCATCCAATTGTCAGTCGGCAGCGCGCCGCGCGCGATGGCGAGTGCCTGTTCGGGCTGGCTCACATGCATCACACCTTCGGCGAGGATAAAATGCGCGCCGAGGTCGTCCGCTGCCCAGCGCAGCACCGGGTCCCACGCCGCTGCCTCGCGCGCGATCAATGCTTCCGGATGCGAGGCGCGGTAGAACAGCAGATCCGAATTGAAATACTTGGCGATGTCGTCGCGCACGGCTGCGATCTGCTCATCGGTCGAAATCGCATCGAGCACACTGTTGGCAAGCCGGGTCACCGGCATGCTCAGGGGATCGATGAATTCCTGCTGTGCATTCCATTCGGCAACGATGATGTCCGCGATGGCGCGCGACGGCGCTGCAAGCAGATTGCGGGACGGCGTGCGCACGGTCTTGTCGTCG
It contains:
- a CDS encoding ATP12 family chaperone protein; its protein translation is MRELFDDVYGKPGFTVQESREKSTGARRKRFYTKADVSLGDGGHAITLDDKTVRTPSRNLLAAPSRAIADIIVAEWNAQQEFIDPLSMPVTRLANSVLDAISTDEQIAAVRDDIAKYFNSDLLFYRASHPEALIAREAAAWDPVLRWAADDLGAHFILAEGVMHVSQPEQALAIARGALPTDNWMVAALHMVTTITGSALLALALLRGRLDADQVWSAAFVDEDWNIEKWGLDEEVAQRRAARETDFRAAASVVAALKAAAS